In the genome of Urocitellus parryii isolate mUroPar1 chromosome 7, mUroPar1.hap1, whole genome shotgun sequence, the window AATTTACAGGCGGCCTTCAGAATTAGACCAAGAGATTTCCGGAGGAGAAGTAAGCACAAAGGCCTCAGAAAGACTGGAGAAAAGACTTTCCGAAGTAAGTTCAGGAGAGAAAGAACCgggggaaacagaagaaaaagaagaagtgaaAGCGGAGGAAACAAAAATTGcccaagaaatggaaaaggagTAGAGTGAAGCCTGCCTTACCAGGCATTAGCAGGAGGCTGGTGCTCGAGGGCCATGACTCTCTTAACTGGATTTTCAAGCTGAGATGTGTTtttgatgggggggggggagatgggAAACAGGTTCCCACAGGTCACCTCTACCTCTTTCTATCACTAATTTCTCATTAAATATGTATCTTTCACTTTTGCAAACCCTAAATATCATTTTGTCTCCTCACTCCCACCCATTTTCAGAAGGCCTcatggaagaaatgagaaaagtgcTAGTAAGAATCTCAGGTGAAGAAGCAGAAAGTtatagttgttattattatttggtactagagattgaacccagggacactttaccactgagctatgtccccaacccttttttttttttttttaaatatttatttatttatttttagttttccacggacacaacatctttgtatgtggtgctgagtatcgaacccgggccacacgcatgccaggcgagcgcgctaccgcttgagccacatccccagcccctccccaacccttttttatttttaattttgagacagggtctcaataagtggtttagggccttgctgagtctgggcttgaactagtgatcctcctgccataaCCTCCCGGGTTGTGCCACCCCACCGTGCTAGACTGGAAACCAGAAAGTTCtaagggagaaggaaaagagaacgGCCTGGGAGTAGTGGTGTGTGTACCCAGCTCCTAGCCTCTGATTCACCCAGTAAGGACTTACTGAGTGCAGGACTGGAAGACCACATCACAGGAAGGATCAGTGTTGGCTGGAAAGGCCTCAGCCATCATCAGCAATCATACTGTGGGCTGACTAGGCCCCAAAGCAGAATGAAGGGAACGAAGGGAATGCTGGTGCTGATAGTTGCTCTAAGGACCCAGAGGAAGAGAGATGGTTTCTGCCGCAGAATAGCAGGGGAGCCTGGGAGTAGGTGCTGCAGAGGGACTCCACCTCTGCCACCTCTGGGTGGTCCAATCAAGTAAATCACTGAAGcttgtttcctcctctgtacaATAAGGAACCTGCCTCCAGGACTGACCTGAGGATTATGAgtgcaaagaaacaaaatccaagCATTCAATGGCTTTACCGAGGAGGTGGCGGCTGAGCAGTTGGCCAACTAGGGTAATTCCTTTACCACGGTGGTCCTGGGTCAGGGATGAGGCTGACTTTTGCTGAATCGGAGTCAGGACTATGTTCAGAAAATGTGAGGTGGTTGCAAAAATTTATTGCAGTGACCAAAAactcaacaatttttaaattttcatttaaaaaatttttttatgggcttgggttgtggctcatcggtagagtgctcgcctagcatgcgcgaggacctgggtttgatcttcaacaccacataaaaataaaataaagatattgtgtccagccaaaaaataaatactaaaaaaaattatatatttttatatggtgctgaggatcaaacccagtgcctcacacatgctaggcaagcgttctactactgagctacagccccagcctcctcccacttaaaatttttattatgattgaatgcggtgctggagatggaacccaaggcttcCTGTATGCTAGTCAAGTAGCTCAACCATTAAGCTACACCCCAACCACACAGATCAAGTTTTAATGAACTGTtgcaaaaatcaatgaataaatgcaaAGATGCACGATAAATATCCAATTTTAAAGACAGGATCCTATTCTGCAGTTTAGACCCTATCTCTCTCACTGAATCCTAATTCCATGGGGCTGCTGGGGAAAGGTGATTAGGTCCCTAGTTCAAGAATTAATCATTAATGGGGGCTGAGGACTAGCTCAGTGagagcatgcaccaggccctgggttcacaccCCAgcacaagaaaatgaaagaaagaaagaaagcagaattaATCATTAACATGTTTAAGCAGAAGAGGCCGATCGGTGGCTCCGGGGGCGCAGGTGCAGCCCAGGTGTGCAGCTGCGCGAGGCAGGGCCTGGAGCTCCTTCCTGGCGCCCAGGGAGGTTTGAGTTTCGATTAGCGGCGCCTGCGCAGAGGGTCGGCCGAAGCCCCGCCCCCCGGGCTATGTAAAGCGGCCGGGCCCGGGGTGGGTCACCGCGAGACGCCGTGTCCCTCGCGCAGGCGGGTGGCCCCGGAGAGCTAGTGCGTGCAAAGGCGGGACGGAGGCGCCCCCCACTCATCATGGTGAGCTGACGTGTGGACGGGAGAGAGGGCCGGGCTGGGCGCGGGGGGCGGGTGGTATGGTAACGGAAAGCGAGAGTATTTGAGGATTCTTGGGAGGATGTGCTATGCAAATGAGGACCCGAAGTTCCGGAGTTGAGTTCCAGCTTTCTGGTGACTCCAGGGCAGCCCGAAGGTAGGGGGAAGCTTGGGGGAACGCGCACCCCCATGGAGAAGGGAAACGGTGATATTTAGGAGGAAAGAATCTGGGAAAGGCAGCAACTGCTGCTTCCCGGGGACACCCAGCTGGAGGGTGGACCTGGGTCTGGGTTAGAGGACCCACGCGCCCCAAGATTGCTGACTGCGCCTGTCCAAGTCCCCTTCTGATGGAATAGTAGGCCACCTCATCTCTCAGGATGCagatgggaggcagagccagTGCGGAGAAGATATTTACAGTAAAAACTGTTAGTCACTTGTTGCTTTTagcaaacaggaaaagaagaggctcagagaggtgctGCTGGCACACAGCAAAATGGAGGGCAGAACTAGATCCTGAACACAGGTGTCTTGTGCCTCCTAGTCCTAGAGCAGGCACAAAGACCTCGACTTTGTAGGGGGCCTGCAAGAGGGCAGAGGAGGAGATGGTAGGCAGTGAATGAGGCCCTTTGTCCAGTGCTCTCCTGCCCTGCCCCCCACTAGCCCTCTGTGGGACCATTGTCCCCCCATATCAGACAAGAGAGTATTATCTGTTGCTGCCATTGTTGGGGGAAGGGAGGCGGTCTTTGGGTgaccctcctccacccccacactCTTTTTTGCGCACACACACAGCCAGGGCAGCTGTGTCTTTGCCCAGACATAGTCCCCAGCCTCCAAAGGGAACATCCATCCTTAAGAGGTGCCAGGAATATAAAAGTTAGGGCCAGGCCTGGATGCACAGGCCCCAGCCTCCCCTGCATGCACTTCCACCAAGTGTCCCTTTCAGAGAGGTAGCAGTGGATGATCCTTGAGGCCAGGAGAGTAAGAGGTTAGGGAGCGTCAGACAGACTCCCTCTTGTGCCACACAGACCTACAGGGAGAAAAAGGCCACCACTGGTCTGCCTGGGGAAGGCACCCACCACCCAAGGGTGCTTCAAGTCAGGCCCAGAGATTCCTGAGCCGGGGCTTCTCCCTAGACCTAGGCTAGAGACAAGGGGCTGCTGGGCTGGCTGCAGGAGACCTGGGCTGACATCCCTTCCCTCCTTACACAGAACAGAAGCATCTCCCGAAAGAGCCACACATTCCTGCCCAAGATCTTCTTTCGAAAGATGTCATCCTCCGGGGCCAAGGACAAGCCCGAGCTGCAGTTTCCCTTCCTTCAGGATGAGGATACGGTGGCCGCACTGCACGAGTGCAAGACGCTCTTCATCCTGCGAGGGCTGCCAGGGAGCGGCAAGTCCACGCTGTCCCGGGTCATTGTGGATAAATACCACGATGGCACCAAGATGGTGTCTGCCGATGCCTACAAGATCACGCCCGGCGCCCGAGGAGCCTTCTCCGAGGAGTACAAGCGGCTGGACGAGGACCTGGCTGCCTACTGCCGCCGAAACATCAGAGTGCTTGTGCTAGACGACACCAACCACGAGCCAGAGCGCCTGGAGCAGCTCTTTGAATTGGCCGACCAGTACCAGTACCAGGTGGTGCTGGTGGAGCCCAAGACGGCGTGGCGGCTGGACTGTACCCAGCTCAAAGAGAAGAACCAGTGGCAGCTGTCAGCCGAAGATCTGAAGAAGCTGAAGCCTGGGCTGGAGAAGGACTTCCTGCCACTCTACTTCGGCTGGTTCCTGACCAGTAAGAGTTCTGAGATCCTCCGAAAAGTTGGCCAGGTcttcctggaggagctggggaACCACAAGGCCTTCAAGAAGGAGCTGCGACACTGTAGGTGGCATGGGGGACAGAGGCGGGGAGGCAGGGACGCTCAACTCCGCGCAGATCTCCTTGTTCATAAGCCCCCACTCAGAGGGCCGGGTGAGATGGGGAAGCTAGATGGACGCTGCCCTGGACCAGCCAGAAGCAAGTGGGCACTTAACAGAGTAGCCTCAGTGGGAACAGAAGTAGAACAGGGCAACCCCTCTTGGGTCCCCTGTTGCCCTGCAGGAGTTCTGTTTCTGTTCACACTTGAAAAAAATCCTATTCTTACAAGCACACacatacatcacacacacacacacacacacacacacacacacacaaatagtagATGCAGGGTGAAAATTTTACGGTGGGAGGCACTGTCCAGAGCACCTTTCCTCTGTTTCCCCCAGTCCCTCTCTCCCAGCCTGGATCAGGTCACAGCCCCTGTCTTGGATGTAGGTTTTAACAGGAAATACCACCATGTAATGTAACCTGAGACAGAGAATCTGGTTCAGGGTTGTCAAATTCATTTTTAGCAGCAGAACCATGTTCCAAAACAAGATTTTACATGGAATCCtaagctgcaaaaaaaaattataactaggACTGTTATGACTTACCTGTCCACATCATCCAGGGTCACCTTGTGCACCCCGAACCTCTGTGACATCTTATGGCTCCAGAGAACCAAGTCTCACACCTAGTCCCAAATCCTTTGCTTTCCAGATGGAGGAGAAACAGGCCCAGAAGGGATATGGGATTTGTTACCTGGAGCCCTGGACCTTGGCCACGCCAGCAGGGTTCTGTCCTCGCAAGGGCTCTCAGGTCTAGTGATAGGGTAGGTTTGGGATAAGAAAGGGTCTAAGTGGGCCTCATTCTTCTGCAGTGGCCTACTAGGGCTGTGTCACCCAATAATCTATCTGTGACTTTAAACCAATTCTGATACAACCTTCGCCACAATTTTAGATCCTCTGTATACTTGAAATAACCTGTTTCTTTACTTAGCCCTTACTGCTCAGGGGTGAGTGCTCTGTGTCCGTGTTGGGTTCTCAAAGAACTTTTTTCTGGGCTCCTAAAGCTTGGATCCTGTCAGGAAACATGCCTGCACTAGCCCTGGCAAGAGTTGGCCTTGTTCCCTGGAGGAGCTTCAGGGAGAACCaggagaggcagggctggggtcctGCTTGGGCATGGCTGTGGCTTGAAGCTGCTGGTACTATAAAAACTGGAATGCTTTTCTGTCCAGCATTTGGCAAGAGAAATGTCATGAGCAGGGAATAAGACCTGCTCTCAGAATAGAGGTCTTTACCCCCAAGGAGGGTGACAGTGCCCACAGGGATTAACCTCTGGGAACCAGCAGGCTAAAGGTCATGACTCTGAGGACAGCCCACAAAGCTTGGAGTCTGGAAATGAACTCACCCTTCGTGGTGTCTGCCAGCCATGTTATCCTGCTATACCCGGGGACCCTTCCTGCCCTAACCCCTTTGCAAGGTCTCCTCCCAAACAGCCCGCAGGGTGTGCTGTTATGGGCACCAAGTAACTGCTCTATAAGTGAGCCCCTGGGTGAAATGGGGTCCTACTGTTACTCAGTGGTCCTGAGGAAATTGGGGTGTATGGTGACCTTCATCGTTGGGGTGGACTGATAGAGGAGGGTCAACCTCTTGGCCCAGGCCCAGTGGCTCGCAGCGGCAGATGTTTGTGTCTACTCTGGCCCTCTCCAGTGTCTCGTAATGTTCCTGACCCTCTTTTTTCCCCACCTCATTTTTCATGGCTTTCCCCTGCTAGGCGTGCTGCTGGTGGATCTGCGTTCTTTGGCCTGTGCTGCTTTCCCTGAGTTTTAGATGCCTTATTTTGGGGGGAAGAGATGTAAAGTTCTGCGTGGTATAAAAAGAGGGGAATTTAAacactgtttttcttcttgtggtgccaggggtcaaacccagggcattaCTCATGtggcgagtgctgtaccactgagccacatccccagcccttaagtaCTTTTTATAGCTCTAAAGTTGGCATGACTTTGACCAACtcaagaatgaatgaattgtaGTGGACTGTTAGAATTTATGCGGAATGGAGCTTGGTCCCCCGGGCCTCCCTGGTGGGTGTTGGTATGCTCTGCTGCCCTGACTACTCCCTCTCTGTCCGGCAGTTATCTCGGGGGATGAGCACAAAGAGAAGATCGATCTGATCACCTACTTTGGGAAGAGACCCCCTGGAGTGCTGCACTGCACAACCAAGTTCTGTCAATACGGAAAGGCCGCAGGGGCCGAGGACTACGGTCAGCAGGATGTGAGTTTTCCCCAGGGGAACAGGGCTGCAGTGTGACCAGGCAGGGAGTAGACCCAGACAGCAGCTAGAGAAAAATGGCCTCCCCTCCTTCAGTTCTCTGTTCCTAAGCTTCGTCTGTAGACCTCAGGTACCAGAGTTCTTAAGAGCTCGCCTGTGCATTTGTCCCTGAGGCCTACCCATGAATCTTTTCCTTCTGTGGATTCGTGGGGAACCCATGTTAAGTCCTAATGGCTGAGTCCTGTGTCCCAGGTAGCCTGGTGCACTGAGGCTCTTGTCTAGGTCTGAGGCCTGGCCTTGCCCCAGAGAGAATGGCTTAGCGTGGTGAAGTTCATTGGCTTAGGAGTTCTAGATCCTTCACCACCACACAGATAGCACTGCACACCCACAGCCAGATATGGTGATCCTGAAACACCAGATCTGCACAACTTGGTTCCCCATTTCCTCTACTGTCATCCTCTCTGCCAAACCTTCCCTGATCCCTGTTCTTCTCCCGCTTCTGTGCCCAGACTAACATAACTATTTTATATGTTTGCTTTCTGGTGCCCTCTTATTCAGATGGCAGCTGGGGccagaagttcttaattttgttCACCCCTGTTTCCAGAACTCTAGCATAGTTAACTGAATAGCATAGAGTGACTGAATATATAAGTTATCACTACCGTATCtaatcatttgttcattcagccttatttattaagcacttattaCGTGCCAGACAATGTTGGAACAGAGGCTTGTGAGCAAACTAGATTTTATGGTCAGGTCAGATGGACGAAATGAAGTTTCTTAAAGAAATCAGATATACTCTGATGTATAGCGGGTGGAAACCACAGTACACAGAGCAGATTTTGATCACTGCCCCATGGTGTAGCCTAAGCCTAGACTGAGGCGAATTGGAAGAGCAATGGCACGTTCTGTGCACCTGGACCCTGGCTCTGCACCTGGTCACTCCTTTAGTCCTCACATTAACCCTGAGGTGTCTTCTAGTATTATGTGGTTTACAGGTGGATAAACCGAGAGGCTCAACAGCTCTCTCAAAGCCCTGAAACTGGTGAGCAGGGACAAGGTCTGCATACCAGTCTGGTTCTACCCCTGCTCTCCTGCCTCTGAGCACCTTGTGGTTGTCAGCCTGCACCCTGCTTGCCACACGCTGCAGCTGCACACATCTGTGGCAGATATGTAGCCCTCTACCCGCTGTGATCACATCTGCTAAGCTGACCTTTCCTCCAGGAGTAACCCACCCTTGGTCAGCTGTCCCTCTAGCTTGGgctcctctttctcactctccttAGGTGGTGAAGAAATCTTACGGCAAGGCCTTCACATTAACCGTCTCTGCCCTCTTTGTGACACCCAAGACAGCTGGGGCCCGGGTGGAGTTGAGCGAGCAGGAGCTGCTGTTGTGGCCAGATGACGTGGACAAGCTGTCCTCTGACAACCTGCCCCGGGGGAGCCGCGCTCATATCACCCTTGGCTGTGCGGCCGATGTGGAGGCCGTGCAGACCGGCATTGACCTCTTAGAGATTGTACGGCAGGAGAAGGGGGGCAGCCGTGGTGAGGAGGTGGGTGACCTTACCCGGGGCAAGCTCTACTCCTTGGGCAGTGGGCGCTGGATGCTAAGTCTGGCCAAGAAGATGGAGGTCAAGACCATCTTCACAGGATACTACGGGAAGGGTAAACCTGTGCCCACTCACGGCAGCCGGAAGGGGGGCGCCTTGCAGTCCTGCATCATCATCTGAGGGTTTGTGCCACAGTGTGCTCCTCACTCTttagaagggagggggaggagagggctaCATGTGCTCCAtgtggtaagatttttttttttttttactcaaagtTAACTtacatataactttttaaaaaacttgtaaaATAACTGCCTCTCCCTTGCTGTCTGCCCTCTTCCCCTCTAACACACCAAGTCTCAACACAAGGTGGGTGGATTGACCCCATTCAGGAATCTGGATCAAAGCTGATAAGGCTGTGCTGCTGGGCCAGTCAGAACCCCACCTTGCCCCACCTCCAGGAACTGGccagccctgcccccagcccaggccctgctaAGGACCAAAGACAGTGGGGCTGGAGTCTGGGGCCCATTGCCACAGGAGGAGGATCCCcgggcttttttctttttttcttttaataaaagcaagtgaacaggaattttatttaaaaggtgGCTCAGAACTCGCAGCACAGCACCTGGGAGGCATAAGAGTGCCCTGGGCCCCTGGGTTTTGATCCCATTTCTTAATCACTGTAACCCCTGGGATTATTTGCCAGGGTAGAAAAAGGGGTTTACCTCCCACCTTTGGTCCTAAGTCCCTGTCTCCTTTATCCTATAACTAGGTAACAGTTTGATAACTGATTCAGCAGCAGCTGCCACCTCCCAGTCCCACCCCAGGAAGGGGTTGAGTTGGCTGTCCTTCCCAGTGGTGTGGCTCTGCTGCATAGCCAAGGAGATAGATAGAGGCCAGAGACACAGCAGGGGAGAGCTCCAGCCTTGCTGGGCTCAGTCCACCTTGCCTCCCTGGTGCCTCTGGAGGCCTTTGAGCCTTCTCTAAAGGAGGCTACTGGGTACCAAGAGCCAATGGAGGGGACCTCTAGTTGGCCAGGCAAACCCCACCTGCTGCCTCTGAGGGGTTTTAACACTGCTCCATGGGTTCTGGTTCCTGGAGTGCCTTCACTGCCCTCTGCTCAATAACAGGACCTTGCTAATCAGGTTGTCACTCAACAGAGTATTTTGGATTTAAGTTACTATCTGGGTTTTGCCCAGCCTCGTCAACTTGTAAGACtgataatgaaataaatcatGTTAATCCTAGCTGTGTGCAGTCTCTCTCACCCTTCTATGCCCAGCTCAGTCTTTCCTGCATCCAGGGCTGGGTATATTAGGACTGGCTTTGTCCCACAGCTTGGGGCCATCGGTCCTGTCTCCTCGCTGCTGGCTGGGCACAGCTGTGGTAAGGCTGGGCAACTGAACAGTGTTGGCTTTCATGAGGAGGCAGAAAGGAgagaggctggcctcagactcatACAGAACGTGGGGGTTGACCAGGAGAGATGTGGAGCACAAAACCTCTTGTCCTCCATTAACTAGGGCATCAGGCCCACAGGTGTCCCAAGACCAGTCTGATCAGATCTCTCTGCAAGAGCCAATGTTCCTAGTATGGGTTTTCCCCAGTTCTCTAGTAGAGTCTACCTTCAAGTCACTGCTACTTTAAAACACAAAGGATGATTTAACACTCAGTAGTCTCCTACAGCTTAGTTTATGGGAAACTTCCCAGGCCTAACTCAGCCATCACTTCACTACTGCCCCATGCACCAAAGGGGGTAAAGGCAGAGCTTAGAAAAGAAATCAAGTCTTTTCTCTGGCTCAAGGCCTCTCCCTGGCCATTGAGATTATCAGAGCACCAAAAACAAGCTTCAGTCAAGCCTCTTGTGTTTGCCCAGAACTCCTGAGGCTTCTCACCTCAACAGGAAGCTGGACTGAACAGTGCAACACATACTGCTGCTTCTCCTCAGCCTGTGTTCACACCAGAAAGGGGACCAATGCAGAAGGCCAAGGGCAGTTAAGAATAGTATTTCCAACCATGTGAGTCTAATGCCAGAGATGAGGCCTGGGAGTTGCCTGACCCACATGAGTCTGGAGGTTAGGAGGCAGGTTTTATTCTCATCTCCATGTCTAAGAAGAACTGAGAGCGCCTGTGTGAATCACATGACCCAGGTTAACACCACCTACACTCCTGTGTTCTAGACACAGCTTCTAGTGACTACTGGCCGTCTCATTATAAGATGAACATGCATTCTGAACTCAGTTCCCCATAACCACCACTAGGcagaacccagcagcaccatctgCTACCAGGCTTGGGTAGCTTGCAGGACCTCAAGTCTGTGTCAAGGTCAGTTCCAGGCTGGTGGCTCAGCTATGGCCCATAGGCTGTGGAGGGACATAAAGCAGCTGCCAAAGCAAAGGGCCAGAAAGggtcaaaacattttattttattcttttttttttccttttttaataaagttaaacAGTACAACAAAAATTCACAAGCCGCCTCCCTGTccaccccccacctccctcccctccccagtctTGGGCGCTGGCTccctttccttcaccacactcaCAGACACAGGCATCCAACTGAGAAAACGAAACTGCTCTAAGTACACAGAGACATGATGAAGGAAGGAGGTGAATTGTGTCCACATTCGAGGTTGAACTGAGTGAGTCTGCATTTTCTGGGATCTGGTGGTTGCCCTTCATTAGCCAAACTGAAAGAAGAAATTCCCTGGACCAGAGgctgaaagggaaaagaagggcTTCTTAGTTGGCTCTGTGGACTTTCTAGGGAAGATCACTTCTCTGATAATGGAAAAAGTCTTCAAGGGTTGCTTCAAACTCAAACAAAGAAACTAAGAATTTAAAATTGCCCAGCCCCAGGGTGCCAGAGGAACATGTGagtgcattttctttatttacatgcagtgctggggatggaatccagggcctcaccacCAATGCCAGGCAAATGCcctgccactgagtcacaccccattTGTGAGCCCATTTTATGTATATAGCTTCTGAACACCTCTACTCTTGCAGTGAAGCCTTGGTAGAAGGCAACTTCCTCTCTGATCCTGCAGAGATGTGTTGCTAATAGTCCCAAGGAAAGATGTGTCTGAGAACCAATCTCTCTCCCTCAGCAACACCTGTGTGGACAGACGTCCTGCAGGATTCAATTGCCCCCACTCTTGGGCACCTCTGATCCAAAGAGCTGCCTAATTGCTGGCTTGTAAACTGGGAACTTCTGAGGGCAGCAGGCATACCCACCTTCAAAGCTGAAGCCCCCAGGACCTCCAAAGAATGCCTTGAAGATATTGTTTGCATCAAAATCTGGCAAGAAACATAGAAGggacaaaatggggaaaaattagaAGGATCTGAAAAGGAACTTATGACCCTGAGCACAGGTCTCCAAGTCATACTTTTAAAgtatcatttccttcctttcccaacACCTCAGCCTAAAGATTGGCAAATCTGCCCACCCCATGCAAAACAGTGCCTGCTCTTGCTCCAAGGACATGT includes:
- the Cnp gene encoding 2',3'-cyclic-nucleotide 3'-phosphodiesterase isoform X1, yielding MNRSISRKSHTFLPKIFFRKMSSSGAKDKPELQFPFLQDEDTVAALHECKTLFILRGLPGSGKSTLSRVIVDKYHDGTKMVSADAYKITPGARGAFSEEYKRLDEDLAAYCRRNIRVLVLDDTNHEPERLEQLFELADQYQYQVVLVEPKTAWRLDCTQLKEKNQWQLSAEDLKKLKPGLEKDFLPLYFGWFLTSKSSEILRKVGQVFLEELGNHKAFKKELRHFISGDEHKEKIDLITYFGKRPPGVLHCTTKFCQYGKAAGAEDYGQQDVVKKSYGKAFTLTVSALFVTPKTAGARVELSEQELLLWPDDVDKLSSDNLPRGSRAHITLGCAADVEAVQTGIDLLEIVRQEKGGSRGEEVGDLTRGKLYSLGSGRWMLSLAKKMEVKTIFTGYYGKGKPVPTHGSRKGGALQSCIII
- the Cnp gene encoding 2',3'-cyclic-nucleotide 3'-phosphodiesterase isoform X2, with amino-acid sequence MSSSGAKDKPELQFPFLQDEDTVAALHECKTLFILRGLPGSGKSTLSRVIVDKYHDGTKMVSADAYKITPGARGAFSEEYKRLDEDLAAYCRRNIRVLVLDDTNHEPERLEQLFELADQYQYQVVLVEPKTAWRLDCTQLKEKNQWQLSAEDLKKLKPGLEKDFLPLYFGWFLTSKSSEILRKVGQVFLEELGNHKAFKKELRHFISGDEHKEKIDLITYFGKRPPGVLHCTTKFCQYGKAAGAEDYGQQDVVKKSYGKAFTLTVSALFVTPKTAGARVELSEQELLLWPDDVDKLSSDNLPRGSRAHITLGCAADVEAVQTGIDLLEIVRQEKGGSRGEEVGDLTRGKLYSLGSGRWMLSLAKKMEVKTIFTGYYGKGKPVPTHGSRKGGALQSCIII